Within Crassostrea angulata isolate pt1a10 chromosome 2, ASM2561291v2, whole genome shotgun sequence, the genomic segment TAGGTTTACCCCGGAATATACCCTAGACTATACTCGGGTTTAACCCAAGGTTGATCTTTGagaatagagtttaatatatatttttgttaaaaaattaattaattgagaTATAATGCCGGGTAATTATTTCTTATCATCATCTAAGTTGAAAAttagatattataaaaaaaaaaagcttttctcATTACGAGTGTCTAAACacgtcatattttttaaaaattttagatgGATATGGAAGATACGGAACAAACTTTTTCTGAAACGGTGTTGGAGAATTTCAACCTAGCCAAGGCGTACAATTCTGTATCTGAAACACCACAACTCTTTTTAAGAAGGGATGATCGGATTTTTGGAAGATGTCTGACAGTCGATGAAGTAGAAAGAGAAGTATGGTTGAGATATTCCTTTGACATTGATGGATGCGTTGTGGAGTTTAAATCTTTGGCCGCAATAAGAATGCCCGTGAGACATATCACACTGTTTCCAAATGATAATGCAAGTCTACGGAACGTTAGAGGCTTTTTGAAAAAGCACGTCAGATTAACAGAATACAGTAAAAGCGAACTTATGACCTTCTCAAACAGCTTAGGGTTCCAGCTATTTTATGAAAGAGGGTGGGAATGTTGGATAGCTTTAATTCCTATGCACCAGATGCATTCAGTTGCATTATCCATTCAGCAAGTGAGACAACAAGCCCTCGCCACATTTCTTCAGCTgagagagaattttaaaaatacactaaTGGCTCTTGCTTTGCGTGGAGAGGCTAGAAGAACTCTCGAAAAGAATGACATAAATGACGTtcgaaaaatgttcattttacctGACGATTGTTATGCAATACTCGATGCTTTGCAAGCATCTTTAAACCAACTGACCCAAACTGGACTTTTGAGACCAATCATATTTTGCTTCCGCTTTGGTGAAAAAATGACCTGTGGATTATCATTGTCAGATTTTAATACCCAATTTACATTGCGTACAACTATCCATGTTGCTGCAAACATACTGTCAGACTCTGAAGAAGTTGATCTTCTTTGGTCTACTGCGGGATTGCAACAAATCATCGGCCACAGAGGAACACTTTGTACATGCTTATCATTCAAAGACTGTGCCAACTATCAGAGCAATCTAGATGGAAGACCAATGGATATCAAAACTTGTTTGCGGACGATTTGTCGTTTTCCACACGAGGTGCAGTTTGTTCAACTTTACGCTGACATTCCACATCGTCAACCCAATTGTCGATATCATCCAGTGTCGGGTTGCATTGTTGGAGGTATGTGTTTCCCACGATCGACAGCAGAGGCATTCCTACGCGACGCTGATCATTATATATCTACATTGCAAAGCAACTGGACATTACTAAGGAGAAGTACATGTAGGATTGAATTTGTTGTTTCGCAGGATTCAGTTGCTGACCATATAAATGCTatggattttattaatttaaccaATCTAGAAGTACTTTTAGAAACTGTACCTCTGTTGGTGCCTTTTCCTTTGCATATTCTAACATGCATTCGACATTTGGGTTTATGGATTTGCAAGGAACTTAAAGAATTATTGAACGAGtataaaaaaacaggaaatgtgcGTGCCACCTGGCAATCCTATCAGTTGGAACTAGCCTCCGAAAAACTTTTGTGGGGAAAGCCACTTTGTGGAAGGAGTACATCTTACTCTATCAATCTAGGACCAGGAGCTCTTGGTCCCAGTAGAAGTTCAACTGACCACTATGGATTTCTATCTTTAGAAGTGTACTCAACCTGTATGCAAAACGAATATAGCATTCCCCCACAAGAAATATGGACAACATCTGAGGTCATATCTAAGATGATAAAACGGTCAGTGGGATTGCACGATCACTTGGATGGCAGCTATGGAGTCATTGGTCGACATTTGGTTGTTGCCTTACTACATGACCTGCACGAAACTGGCAAGGCTGCCAGTTACGTTCTTTTTGAAGATTTCCTACGAGAGATAAAATCTTGCAAGACAACATTTAAGACAGTCGGTGCTGTAACAATTAGATCGCTGGTCAAACTGTTAACAACAAACAGAAGAACAAATTCCCAAATGGTTTTCCCCAGCTTGTACCTGCTCTTGGATAAAAGTAATATATCAGTGGCAGAAGTCATAAAAGCTGGTATTCTTGAACTTGACCTTAAACATTTTCCAGCTGTTACAACATATGACAGGCATGGGAATATGACACTGACTTGgtcatttaatgataaattctGGACGGTTGTATATGACAAACGTTCTacagatatcacagaaaacacACTTGTCACAATATCAGATTTAGTAAGAGGTGAATTGGAAAAACGGGGGCTAATATACCCAAGTAAGATTAAGAAAACCCCAAAGATTCTTCCTTGGTTAACAATGTGCCTTCGAAGGCTCCAGAAAGAAAATATGGATATGGAACAATTAGTAATAACAATGACGTATATCAGCTGTATTGCACTTTTGATGCAGGGCCAATATGTCGAATATGACAGGTTAGCTTTACTGACGATCGACCTACCGGTAGATAAAAACAAACTGATCGCCTTGGAGATTTTGTCAAAGTTGCAATTGGCCAGCTTTAGATTTCGCAATTTGCAGTTAAATCGCTTGCACTTCACCATCCCACATAAACTTGAAATGTTGACAGGAGCAGAAAAGAAAAGTACGAAGAAGGGAGAGACAAAGCAATCAGAAGAGGTTACTACCAATGACAATAAAGTCGAAGAACTCCCCCCAAAATACGTCGATCATGACAATGCTGACGATGACCCTATTCTATTTGATAAAGACATCGGACATCGAAGAACTTCCACTTGCTTCCCGATTTCTACATCCTTGAAAGCTCCCTGGTCAGCCCAAGAGTTGGAATTCCTGCATGCTCAAAGGTTGGCAGAAGTTACCATTCGTGAAAAATACGAACGCTTTAAATTACAGTGTTTAAGATCAAATATTCCTTTCCGTACATTTCGggcttttgaaacaaaactacaaAGACTTTCAAATAAGTAAATATATGCTGCAAGAAGCATAATTTAATTGCATTTACATTTAACAGTTATGTGAGTTATAAGTCATGTTTGATTATAAGCAGGATATTGTTGATTTCGGAATTTCTACATCGGCAATCACTaaagcaaataaattttgtctAAGTTTATTTTTGTCTGAGTATTTAATTTGGaagtaaatgtgaaaaaagtaatctttgacttttatttctttatcaaacatttatcagggagtttgtgaaatttagaacattttttttaacttcttaaataGTTTCCGTCGAgtctattttttgataatgtattgTGTAGAGAATGGAAGtacttaagaataaaaaattgtttagatgGCTAAAAGTTTCTTGTGAATCAACCTAATGAACTAAGAACTTCAATTGAATACTGagaaagggttttttttcttcaaggtCATGATTTCACAAAGTCTCCATTTATGTTgaataagaaaattgaaaatgttttgaatttttttttatcatagtgtataatttattaatggttTAAGTTCGCAGACAGATCTTTGTCCGCAAACATAGCGTACTAAATAAATCACGCACAAAAAAGTATGAATGAACTATTTCACTTCTTTTTGaactgttttataatttaaaacggCAAGATAATCTTTTACCATAACTTGCAATTACAGGACAAAGTAAACTCTAATATTTGGCAGTTGCAAATGCTTACTCGAACGTTGAGCTTATGGATTGATGATACACAAGCCGTGTTAACTAGTCTTTCCCATCACTCAGAGCGCCTGCTAACGTTAACACAGAAAGCACAGTCATTGTTTCCTTGTCACTCCTTCAGTGCAGACGGTGGTTTTCTTAGGAGAGGTAAGCAATTCATTATTGAAAGTAATCAGTATACCTAATGATAAAGAATGtttagaatgcaaaattaatttcttgtttgtctaaaggaagttcaaataaaaaaataataatattaaatcattctacaattttagaatatgtaCAGACTTCcatagataagattaaaatgaCTCAATCAAACacaattggttttgttcttataaaacaaaatattttgtcacatacgtttattttaattattttacgaTGTTCCTGTGCATTACAGATTCCTCACTTGTCTTGAATTAAATAGCAGTATGGAGAATGACTGGCTATCCGAAggtaatttttataacatagATATTGAAACATTGTTTAATATAGCAAGCATATTACAACTTTACATGCATGTttttgaatcatatttgatagatGAAAACGATCCAAAGTATGAAGCCTTAAGAGAATTTGTCCTTGAGACTCTCGGGAAGTTCAGTCGTAAAATAAGAGAAGTTGGTATTAAGCTtgaaaaccttgaaaaaaaattggactcAGGAACAGAATGTGCCAAGTTCGAAGCTGATTTGGACCAGATTCATAAGAAAATTGATAAAGAGGTGAAGCCTGAATTTGAAAACGCACTTTCCTTCCAAATTAGTCAAGTGAACTCGAGAATAGACGAGTTAGAAATGGCTCTAGTAAAtcctaaaaagagaaaaatgatagACAATGAAGAATTTGAAGAAGAGGAAACAGAAGCTAAGATCGCGACATCTGTGgaagaattaaatgaaaacataagaAAAGAAGTCGCGGAAGTGTTCAAGAGCATCGAAAGGAGCTACCGCAAAGAACAGGAAAAAGTTTCGAAGTTACAGCTAGCGTACATTCATTACTGGCTGGGATTGCAGGAAACCATTTCTCCAAGTAAGTATAATATACTCCATGTATAGCAACGGGGAAACGTTTATAgttaaattaagataaaagaaTGAATGCCAGTTTCATTTATTCGTAATGCTTATGCTTTGAGATAGAATGAGAACtcaaaaagtgttgttttgttACAATAGCAAAAATGGTAGACAtccaaaatttgataaaagatgGTGTGGAGGATCGCATATGGAGCGAGGGATGGAAGCCAGACGTTCGCGGGGATTTCACCAACTATTTACAGgacaaagtaaagaaaatagtCAAGAAGAAAAGAGCAATCAACGAAAGAACAAAGCTCCAGCAAGAGCTAGACAACTTAGTTGGGAATGATTTGCAATAAAAGTTTGCTTATGGTTCGTGTAAAAAGAAAAGCATCTGTTCACTAAGTATTGCTTATCATTTATGTTATCCTTTATGTAAACCTTTTGTTAGTGCAAGGAAATTTGTTAAAGTAATGAAAGGTAAAAGAAGCAGGAagctatatattatattaacattATGTTGATGTAAGGAAAGtaacttcataaaatatatgttgatgTCATTTTTGATAAGAGTAAAAAATGAGTATGTTTTAACAACAAATATGAAAACTAATAAACGaatgatctttaaaataatttgttggtTAGTTTTTCAACAGTCCGCCCAGCGCAACATCAGTTATACATAGTGGATAAAACTTTATCCCTTTAAAAATCCAAGTTTGGGAaagtttaatgtatatttaatttcaacagcctctgtacaacattatccccgaatatcaaggtctgggattagattttagatgataaacccgggatgaccctaaaaatcagggtaagctcggggttagcccttaaacttccgggttggggaagggttggtggatatttcatgtgacctacctctgtacaacattatccccgaatatcaaggtctgggattagattttagatgataaacccgggatgaccctaaaaatcagggttagctcggggttagcccttaaacttccgggttggggaagggttggtggatatttcatgtgacctacctctgtacaacattatccccgaatatcaaggtctgggattagatttgagatgataaacccgggatgaccctaaaaatcagggttagctcggggttagcccttaaacttccgggttggggaagggttggtggatatttcatgtgacctacctctgtacaacattatccccgaatatcaaggtctgggattagatttgagatgataaacccgggatgaccctaaaaatcagggttagctcggggttagcccttaaacttccgggttggggaagggttggtggatatttcatgtgacctacctctgtacaacattatccccgaatatcaaggtctgggattagatttgagatgataaacccgggatgaccctaaaaatcagggttagctcggggttagcccttaaacttccgggttggggaagggttggtggatatttcatgtgacctacctctgtacaacattatccccgaatatcaaggtctgggattagatttgagatgataaacccgggatgaccctaaaaatcagggttagctcggggttagcccttaaacttccgggttggggaagggttggtggatatttcatgtgacctacctctgtacaacattatccccgaatatcaaggtctgggattagatttgagatgataaacccgggatgaccctaaaaatcagggttagggttagggttagggttagggttagggttagggttagggttagggttgggttagggttgggttagggttgggttagggttagggttagggttagggttagggttagggttagggttagggtttgggttagggttagggttagggttagggttagggttagggttagggttaggagaatgggtcaaaaagcacacttttcgTAACTTAAaggcacactttttgtaacttaatgaaaaaaagtgtgcttcgtaacttaaaaaagtgtgcCTTGTAACTTAAAAGTGTGCTTCGTAACTTAAATAGTGTCAATCGTAACTTAAAGTTTCGGGGTTTGGCCACTTTGccgtttttcatttttgaccgttAGCGGATCTGTAGAAAACATCAAAAACGGTTTCTAACCCTCTGGGTCCCGTCGCAATATCTTCGATAGTCGCTGAGATAGCTAACCCCGGTAGcgacacttttgtaacttaatgaCCATCAAGGGTCCGAACTCAAAAGTCAGAgggtgaaattgttgaacgcttataaatcgttaaaataaacattatattgttaactaatgaggtttatcgcattgtctggacatcgaaatacttgaatttacataaacgtattcatgttgctgtctatttttggagattttctgagccgaactagtcacttgatgtattttattatttgatagggtgaattttttgaacgagtcgaaatcgacaaaaactcgattaaattgttactcgattagtattgtcgcattgccctgtcatggaaatacttgaattaatgtcaagatagtcgtttttctctatttttttggagatgtttgaacctgattgttatgtattatctatgcagctctgactatgcggggccactaggctatctgcccactttgcaccagctttctgttccattatgcctagggagggaattgaaccctcgtacatagtcatagaactgcatactacctacaaacaaacaagatttatctctgtctctctctttctctctctcaattagattacataatcaccaatacagctgatatggtgtattcgagcacatttcctgttatcaaccaggaaaaggagtgggttcaattcccactgtcaacaaaaaatggtgatacatgcacaatcttataagtatcttttgtcaagcacaacacttcttcttatagctatttgtgacattttctctaggaagcactttgaatgttttagaagcaatttgtcctatcattatgtatacagttctgactatgtggggccactaggctatctgcccgctttgcaccagcttgttccatatgcctagggagggaatcgaaccctcgtacatagtcattgaactgaactactaacaaagatctctctctctctctctctatctctctcttaattagattacataatcaccaataaagctgatatggtgtattcgagcacatttcctgttaccccccaggaaaaggagtgggttcaattcccactatcaacagaaaataggtgatacatgtacaatctaatggttaacttttatcaaacaaaacacttgttcttatagctatctgtgtcattttctctaagtagcactttgaatgttttagaagcaattaattctattgttatgtatacagctctgactatgcggggccactaggctatctgcccgctttgcaccagcttgttccattatgcctagggagggaatcgaaccctcgtacatagtcattgaactgtaccatttacaaacaaagatctctctctctctctttctctctctctgaaatagattttgtaatcatcgataaagctgatatgatgtatttgagcacattttatgttatcaaccaggaaaaggagtgggtttaatttctactatcaacagaaaaaaagaatacatgtacaatctaatggttaatttttatcaagcacaacacttcttatatttgtgacattttctctaagaagcactttaaatgtttttgaatcaatttattctatcatgattataattacagctctgactatgcggggccactaggctatctgcccgctttgcaccagctttctgttccataatgcctagggagggaatcgaaccctcgtgcatagtcatggaactgtactacttaaaaacaaaaaataaacggtttaaaggttatttagctgataatccttcagcatatggagaagaccatctcagtagtgtacatgaaggggtggatactgaacttatagCTAAATGCATTCaatttcatcctgtttctacTTTCAGGTAACTGTACTcaagatataaatcaagatcaaagagaggattaaaagataaaaataccaaagcaaagtgattaagaatatagatttttaaatgataaattcataacaatggctttcctacagggggtgtaagttcaaaataatacgatcatcctctaaactaatggtcattacttctttgtatcaatgtaacttaggataaattaggatataaatactgattTATTAAGATTACGGGGGTTTACTTAGTGGTTaacgatactgatttttcaatgataaaatgaaaattatgggttttctcaTGGGGGTTTGATTTCTTAATAAAGAgatttttcctaaaggtaaaggtgtttattactttgtattgatgtgatataggataaattagggaacagatattgatcccaaaagatttagggagtttcttaagtgat encodes:
- the LOC128171405 gene encoding uncharacterized protein LOC128171405: MENDWLSEDENDPKYEALREFVLETLGKFSRKIREVGIKLENLEKKLDSGTECAKFEADLDQIHKKIDKEVKPEFENALSFQISQVNSRIDELEMALVNPKKRKMIDNEEFEEEETEAKIATSVEELNENIRKEVAEVFKSIERSYRKEQEKVSKLQLAYIHYWLGLQETISPTKMVDIQNLIKDGVEDRIWSEGWKPDVRGDFTNYLQDKVKKIVKKKRAINERTKLQQELDNLVGNDLQ
- the LOC128171356 gene encoding uncharacterized protein LOC128171356, with the translated sequence MPVRHITLFPNDNASLRNVRGFLKKHVRLTEYSKSELMTFSNSLGFQLFYERGWECWIALIPMHQMHSVALSIQQVRQQALATFLQLRENFKNTLMALALRGEARRTLEKNDINDVRKMFILPDDCYAILDALQASLNQLTQTGLLRPIIFCFRFGEKMTCGLSLSDFNTQFTLRTTIHVAANILSDSEEVDLLWSTAGLQQIIGHRGTLCTCLSFKDCANYQSNLDGRPMDIKTCLRTICRFPHEVQFVQLYADIPHRQPNCRYHPVSGCIVGGMCFPRSTAEAFLRDADHYISTLQSNWTLLRRSTCRIEFVVSQDSVADHINAMDFINLTNLEVLLETVPLLVPFPLHILTCIRHLGLWICKELKELLNEYKKTGNVRATWQSYQLELASEKLLWGKPLCGRSTSYSINLGPGALGPSRSSTDHYGFLSLEVYSTCMQNEYSIPPQEIWTTSEVISKMIKRSVGLHDHLDGSYGVIGRHLVVALLHDLHETGKAASYVLFEDFLREIKSCKTTFKTVGAVTIRSLVKLLTTNRRTNSQMVFPSLYLLLDKSNISVAEVIKAGILELDLKHFPAVTTYDRHGNMTLTWSFNDKFWTVVYDKRSTDITENTLVTISDLVRGELEKRGLIYPSKIKKTPKILPWLTMCLRRLQKENMDMEQLVITMTYISCIALLMQGQYVEYDRLALLTIDLPVDKNKLIALEILSKLQLASFRFRNLQLNRLHFTIPHKLEMLTGAEKKSTKKGETKQSEEVTTNDNKVEELPPKYVDHDNADDDPILFDKDIGHRRTSTCFPISTSLKAPWSAQELEFLHAQRTK